One genomic window of Leptotrichia shahii includes the following:
- a CDS encoding acetyl-CoA carboxylase carboxyltransferase subunit alpha encodes MSIKDEIKELEEAISELKTFSAKKNIDFSAQITELEKKLEDKYKDFEENEMDAWNRIQISRNSQRPYTLDYINELTQDFVELHGDRLSKDDHAIIGGLATIDGYKIMVIGHQKGRDIDTNLYRNFGMASPEGYRKALRLMRMAERFKLPILTLIDTAGAYPGIEAEEKGQGEAIAKNLAEMFGLRVPIVSVVIGEGGSGGALGIGVADSILMLENSVYSVISPEGCASILFNDSTKAPEAARSLKMDAISLKSLGIIDEIIKEPLGGAHRNLEEMAQNLKAAVVEEFKRIDKYSLRELLKKRYEKYRKIGDFFEE; translated from the coding sequence ATGAGTATAAAAGATGAAATTAAGGAATTGGAAGAAGCAATATCGGAATTAAAGACATTTTCAGCTAAAAAAAACATTGATTTTTCTGCTCAGATCACAGAACTTGAAAAAAAATTGGAAGATAAATATAAGGATTTTGAGGAAAATGAAATGGATGCCTGGAATAGAATCCAAATCTCAAGAAATTCGCAAAGACCTTATACTTTAGATTATATAAATGAATTGACACAGGATTTTGTGGAACTTCACGGTGACAGATTGTCAAAAGATGACCACGCAATTATCGGTGGACTTGCAACAATTGATGGATATAAAATAATGGTAATCGGACATCAAAAGGGAAGAGATATTGATACAAATCTTTACAGAAATTTTGGTATGGCAAGTCCTGAAGGATATAGAAAGGCATTAAGATTAATGAGAATGGCAGAACGTTTTAAATTGCCGATTTTGACATTAATTGACACAGCTGGAGCTTATCCTGGAATAGAAGCTGAAGAAAAGGGACAAGGTGAAGCTATTGCTAAAAATCTGGCAGAAATGTTTGGATTACGTGTGCCGATTGTGTCGGTCGTAATTGGTGAAGGTGGAAGCGGTGGAGCATTGGGAATTGGAGTGGCTGATTCTATTTTGATGCTTGAAAATAGTGTATATTCGGTTATTTCACCTGAAGGATGTGCTTCAATTTTATTTAATGATTCCACAAAAGCACCAGAAGCTGCGAGAAGTTTAAAAATGGATGCGATTAGTTTAAAAAGTTTGGGAATTATAGATGAAATCATAAAAGAGCCGCTGGGAGGAGCGCATAGAAACCTTGAAGAAATGGCTCAAAACTTGAAGGCTGCAGTTGTAGAGGAATTTAAGAGAATTGATAAATATTCGTTACGAGAACTATTGAAGAAGAGATATGAAAAATATAGAAAAATTGGAGATTTTTTTGAGGAATAG
- a CDS encoding AtpZ/AtpI family protein produces MKKENEENNLIKEEMIKEEEKRKQRLFEIEKKLGRHNKDKEIKNKRNNKIMKYFALATNMVYILSMPILIMLGFYMLLKKYLFKTDQPIILVIFLILGAVSGYWSLIKQINNIK; encoded by the coding sequence ATGAAAAAAGAAAATGAAGAAAATAATTTAATTAAAGAAGAAATGATAAAAGAAGAAGAAAAAAGAAAACAAAGACTTTTTGAAATAGAAAAAAAACTCGGCAGACATAACAAAGACAAAGAAATAAAAAATAAAAGAAACAATAAAATAATGAAATACTTTGCTCTTGCAACAAATATGGTCTATATTCTTTCCATGCCAATCTTAATTATGCTAGGTTTTTATATGCTTCTAAAAAAATATCTATTTAAAACAGATCAACCAATTATTTTAGTTATCTTTCTTATTTTAGGAGCTGTTTCTGGCTACTGGTCGCTTATAAAGCAAATAAATAATATAAAATAA
- a CDS encoding class I SAM-dependent methyltransferase, which produces MHKQFAEIYDIFMKYVDYDGWYNFLKRFIKTKGTVLDLGCGTGEFVLRFLKDGFSVVGVDLSEKMLEVAEKKLNDLKIIGEKFSKDRYRLIKENIINFENTVDFENNKNSNLCQVDYIVCNFDTVNYLKNEKEFLKFIEKCNKNLKKDGYLIFDAVTEDIFTEIFENDIFLDEEPEYTSIWRHEQLSKRKHLIEIDLFIRENENDNLFRKYNEIQNKFIFDPEWIIKTVQNKGFEIFDTASNPEFGESRIFFILKKL; this is translated from the coding sequence ATGCACAAGCAATTTGCGGAAATTTATGATATTTTTATGAAATATGTAGATTACGATGGATGGTATAATTTTTTAAAGAGATTCATAAAAACAAAAGGAACTGTTCTAGATTTAGGATGTGGAACTGGAGAATTTGTCTTACGATTTCTTAAAGATGGATTTTCTGTTGTTGGAGTGGACTTATCTGAAAAAATGCTGGAAGTTGCAGAGAAAAAATTAAATGATTTAAAAATAATCGGAGAAAAATTTTCAAAAGACAGGTATAGACTTATCAAGGAAAATATTATAAATTTTGAAAATACAGTAGATTTTGAAAATAATAAAAATAGCAATTTATGCCAAGTTGATTATATTGTTTGTAATTTTGATACAGTAAATTATTTGAAAAATGAAAAGGAATTTTTGAAATTTATCGAAAAATGTAATAAAAATTTAAAAAAAGATGGATATTTAATTTTTGACGCTGTAACTGAAGATATTTTTACAGAAATATTTGAGAACGACATCTTCCTAGATGAAGAACCAGAATACACAAGCATCTGGCGACACGAACAATTATCCAAAAGAAAGCATCTGATAGAAATAGATTTATTCATCCGTGAAAATGAAAATGACAATCTATTCAGAAAATACAATGAAATTCAGAATAAATTTATCTTTGACCCAGAATGGATTATAAAAACCGTCCAAAATAAAGGCTTTGAAATATTCGATACTGCTTCAAACCCTGAATTTGGAGAAAGTCGAATATTTTTTATCTTGAAAAAATTATAA
- a CDS encoding proline--tRNA ligase, with protein MRLSKAFLKTYKEAPKEAEVISHQLMLRASMIRQLTRGVYSYLPLGYKVLKKIENIVREEMDRAGSQEILMPVLQPASLWEESGRWFAYGSELMRMKDRNEREFALGPTHEEVVADIVRNTITSYKELPFSLYQIQTKFRDEMRPRFGLMRGREFLMKDAYSFHLTQESLDEEFLNMKNAYSRILDRMELKFRAVDADSGSIGGDASNEFMVLAENGEDDILYSDSSDYAANIEKATSIIELKESTEEKLPKELVETPNTKTIKELSEFLNIPEEKTVKAVMLKEVLEDKVNYVLALIRGDLDVNEIKLKNAANASMELEMMTEEECEKFGIVPGFAGSYEKKEGLTVVIDETVKYVRNFALGANKKDYHFINVNLEDLHYDIVADIRTARAGDISPDGKGVLKIARGMEVGHIFKLGDKYSKALNAKVLDENGKQQVIQMGCYGIGVSRLMSAVIEQKHDDFGIIWPKSIAPYIADVIIANVKDETQVNVAEKIYEALKKENIDVVLDDRNERAGFKFKDADLIGFPLKIVAGKGASSGIVEVKDRANGESFEVKVEEVVGFVKEFLLK; from the coding sequence ATGAGATTATCAAAAGCATTTTTAAAAACATATAAGGAAGCACCAAAAGAGGCGGAAGTAATAAGTCACCAATTGATGTTAAGAGCTTCTATGATTAGACAGCTGACAAGAGGAGTTTATAGCTATTTGCCATTGGGATACAAGGTTTTGAAAAAAATTGAGAATATTGTTAGAGAGGAAATGGACAGAGCTGGGTCGCAGGAAATTTTAATGCCAGTGTTGCAACCGGCTTCATTGTGGGAAGAGTCTGGGAGATGGTTTGCTTACGGTTCGGAACTTATGAGAATGAAGGACAGAAATGAGAGAGAATTTGCATTGGGACCTACACATGAAGAAGTTGTTGCCGATATCGTGAGAAACACGATTACTTCGTATAAAGAATTGCCGTTTAGCTTGTATCAAATTCAGACAAAATTTAGAGATGAGATGCGTCCAAGATTTGGTCTTATGAGAGGAAGAGAATTCTTAATGAAAGATGCCTACAGTTTCCACTTGACACAGGAATCGTTAGATGAAGAATTTTTGAATATGAAAAATGCCTATTCTAGAATTTTGGATAGAATGGAACTAAAATTTAGAGCAGTCGATGCGGATTCTGGTTCGATTGGAGGAGATGCTTCAAATGAATTTATGGTACTTGCTGAAAATGGAGAAGACGATATTTTATACAGTGACTCATCAGATTATGCTGCAAATATTGAAAAAGCTACGAGTATCATTGAATTGAAGGAAAGTACGGAGGAAAAATTGCCGAAAGAATTGGTTGAAACGCCTAATACTAAAACAATTAAGGAATTGTCAGAATTTTTGAATATTCCAGAGGAAAAAACTGTTAAAGCGGTTATGTTGAAGGAAGTGTTGGAAGATAAGGTAAATTATGTGTTGGCACTTATTCGTGGAGATTTAGATGTAAATGAAATTAAATTGAAAAATGCAGCGAATGCTTCGATGGAATTGGAAATGATGACTGAAGAAGAATGTGAAAAATTTGGGATTGTTCCTGGATTTGCAGGATCTTATGAGAAAAAAGAAGGACTTACAGTTGTTATTGATGAAACAGTAAAATATGTGAGAAATTTTGCGTTGGGAGCAAATAAAAAGGATTATCACTTTATTAATGTTAATTTGGAAGATTTACATTATGATATAGTTGCTGATATTAGAACGGCTAGAGCGGGAGATATTTCGCCAGATGGAAAAGGTGTGCTAAAAATTGCTCGTGGAATGGAAGTTGGACACATTTTCAAATTGGGAGATAAATATTCAAAAGCACTTAATGCAAAAGTTTTAGATGAAAATGGGAAACAGCAAGTAATTCAGATGGGATGTTATGGAATTGGAGTTTCAAGATTGATGTCGGCTGTAATTGAGCAAAAACACGATGACTTTGGAATTATTTGGCCAAAATCAATTGCACCGTATATTGCAGATGTGATTATTGCTAATGTGAAAGATGAAACTCAAGTAAATGTTGCTGAAAAAATTTATGAAGCGTTGAAAAAAGAAAATATTGATGTAGTTTTAGACGACAGAAATGAGAGAGCAGGATTTAAGTTTAAAGATGCTGACTTGATTGGATTTCCACTTAAAATCGTAGCTGGAAAAGGTGCTTCTTCTGGAATTGTAGAAGTTAAGGATAGAGCGAATGGGGAAAGTTTTGAAGTTAAAGTTGAGGAAGTTGTTGGATTTGTGAAGGAGTTTTTGCTCAAATAA
- a CDS encoding Rid family detoxifying hydrolase: MKKIPEAVGPYSAFRKAGDFLYISGQIAINPENQQIEAVTVEDQARQVLENLKAILENNGLSTGNVIKTTVLLDNINDFVAVNNIYAEYFTEPYPARSAFAVDKLPKGVLVEIEAIAYFGK; encoded by the coding sequence ATGAAAAAAATACCTGAAGCAGTTGGTCCTTATTCAGCATTTAGAAAAGCTGGAGATTTTTTGTATATTTCAGGACAAATTGCGATTAATCCGGAAAATCAGCAGATTGAAGCTGTTACAGTGGAAGATCAGGCAAGACAAGTGCTTGAAAATCTAAAAGCAATTTTAGAAAATAATGGATTGTCAACAGGAAATGTTATAAAAACAACTGTATTATTAGACAATATTAATGATTTTGTGGCAGTAAATAATATTTATGCAGAATATTTTACTGAACCATATCCAGCAAGATCAGCTTTTGCTGTAGATAAATTACCAAAGGGCGTACTAGTGGAAATTGAAGCAATAGCTTATTTTGGGAAATAA
- a CDS encoding patatin-like phospholipase family protein codes for MTGKKKLICFFVIFLLVNAFGLAENEKIQTEKNWKSENYVVLENENNTNLKSDNDNNEKKFGLKKDVDLKNNENFENKNIKKNLENEESIINQKDRRIGLVLSGGTAKGLAHIGILKILDEEKVPIEYVTGTSMGSIIGGMYSVGYTPEEIEEIAVSMDWMSLFNDKIERKDKGAVRNSIEDKNSTVIPIKNFMPKLPSGVVGGKTASQKLNEIFYGALRVEDFKKFPRKFAAVATDLESGEGVMIDKGSIATAIRESLSIPSVFAPIRDGKRLYIDGGVVRNLPVQDAKVLGADYTIGVNVGDGFTKRDESKMNLIDVITDTTTIAGRQEVERQIRMLDLYMKPDLEKYEAYDFSKIKELIAAGEAVARANINEIRKLSNPELYEKLEEKRREFRQTWKDEYNITGVVIEGNKKYTRAYFDKFFPKRLGTLTRLDMEKIVNNIYQNGDFTTVYYEVKNNDLIINVQEKPSDYLTLSGNINNEDLATVNVGFQGSKLLNNTNVRYSVSGTVANEYGAKGKATAELGKNSKTVIYGEFEYKRDIIKNQKYKNGYFSFENRKFKIGTGIGVEIYKNLLFSIGGGYQISDVEKHENDTENVRKSFPYYEAKLSYDTRDSLNFATKGIYLFSNYTLADSKHAKFNSLYTGGEINIPIGEKVTITPGIAYLTSYGKDIPETYKPKMGGIRTADNSLEFTGMPADKIRGGSIFVGRLKAQYNLSNLVYLDTTYSRANISGKSYSFGNDVKESYKFGIGVKALTIPLYFGFAKVPGESWRYLLNFGYSPE; via the coding sequence GTGACTGGAAAGAAAAAGTTAATTTGTTTTTTTGTTATTTTTCTATTGGTAAATGCTTTTGGATTGGCTGAAAATGAAAAAATTCAAACTGAAAAAAACTGGAAATCTGAAAATTATGTTGTTTTAGAAAATGAAAATAATACAAACTTGAAAAGTGATAATGATAATAATGAAAAAAAATTCGGGTTAAAAAAAGATGTAGATTTGAAAAATAATGAAAACTTTGAAAATAAAAATATTAAGAAAAATCTTGAAAATGAAGAAAGTATAATTAATCAGAAAGATAGAAGAATTGGGCTAGTACTTAGCGGAGGAACGGCAAAAGGGCTTGCTCATATTGGGATATTAAAAATTTTAGATGAAGAAAAGGTGCCAATAGAATATGTAACTGGAACTAGTATGGGAAGTATTATTGGAGGAATGTACAGTGTGGGATATACTCCAGAGGAAATTGAAGAAATAGCAGTCAGTATGGACTGGATGAGTCTTTTTAATGATAAAATCGAGAGAAAAGATAAAGGAGCTGTAAGGAACTCGATTGAAGATAAAAATAGTACAGTAATTCCGATAAAAAACTTTATGCCAAAATTACCAAGTGGAGTTGTTGGAGGAAAAACTGCTAGTCAGAAGTTAAACGAAATCTTTTATGGTGCATTGAGAGTTGAAGACTTTAAAAAATTTCCAAGAAAATTTGCAGCAGTTGCGACCGACTTGGAATCTGGGGAAGGTGTAATGATTGATAAAGGCTCTATTGCAACAGCAATAAGGGAAAGTTTGTCGATTCCATCAGTTTTTGCTCCAATACGAGATGGAAAAAGGCTTTACATTGATGGTGGAGTAGTGCGAAATTTACCTGTTCAAGATGCAAAGGTACTTGGAGCAGATTATACAATTGGAGTAAATGTGGGAGATGGATTCACAAAAAGGGATGAATCAAAAATGAATCTAATTGATGTAATTACAGATACTACAACAATTGCAGGGAGACAGGAAGTTGAGCGGCAAATTCGGATGCTTGATTTATATATGAAACCTGATTTGGAAAAATATGAAGCTTATGATTTTTCAAAGATAAAAGAACTTATTGCAGCTGGTGAGGCTGTGGCAAGAGCAAATATAAATGAAATTAGAAAATTGTCAAATCCTGAACTTTATGAAAAATTAGAGGAAAAACGAAGGGAATTTAGACAGACTTGGAAGGATGAGTATAATATTACTGGTGTTGTAATAGAAGGTAACAAAAAATATACAAGAGCATATTTTGACAAATTTTTTCCAAAAAGACTTGGAACTTTAACTAGACTGGATATGGAAAAAATAGTTAATAATATTTATCAGAATGGTGATTTTACAACTGTTTATTATGAAGTGAAGAATAACGATCTAATAATAAATGTTCAGGAAAAGCCAAGTGATTATTTGACACTTTCTGGAAATATAAATAATGAGGATTTAGCTACTGTAAACGTAGGTTTCCAAGGGAGTAAACTTTTGAATAATACAAATGTTAGATATTCAGTAAGTGGAACAGTTGCAAATGAATATGGAGCAAAAGGTAAGGCAACTGCAGAGCTTGGAAAAAATTCAAAAACAGTAATTTATGGAGAATTTGAATATAAGCGTGATATTATAAAAAATCAAAAATATAAAAATGGATATTTTAGTTTTGAAAATAGAAAATTTAAAATTGGAACAGGAATAGGTGTAGAAATATATAAGAATCTATTATTCTCAATCGGTGGAGGTTATCAAATATCAGATGTGGAAAAACATGAAAATGATACCGAAAATGTGAGAAAATCATTTCCATATTATGAAGCAAAATTAAGCTATGATACAAGAGATAGTCTTAACTTTGCAACAAAAGGAATCTATCTTTTCTCAAATTATACACTGGCAGATTCAAAACATGCTAAATTTAATTCGCTATATACAGGTGGAGAAATTAATATTCCAATCGGCGAAAAAGTAACAATTACTCCCGGAATAGCCTATTTGACATCTTATGGAAAAGACATTCCAGAAACATATAAACCCAAAATGGGAGGAATAAGAACTGCTGATAATTCATTGGAATTTACAGGAATGCCAGCTGATAAAATTCGTGGCGGAAGTATTTTTGTAGGAAGGTTAAAAGCACAATACAATTTATCAAACCTTGTATATTTGGATACAACCTATTCAAGAGCAAATATTTCTGGAAAAAGTTACAGTTTTGGCAATGATGTAAAGGAAAGTTATAAATTTGGAATCGGAGTAAAAGCCTTGACAATTCCACTTTATTTTGGATTTGCAAAAGTTCCGGGAGAAAGCTGGAGGTATTTATTAAACTTTGGATATTCACCAGAATAA